One Methylorubrum extorquens genomic window, AAGAGGTTGCCGAAGAACTTCCAGCCGGTCGGGGTCTCGAACGCCTCGATCTTGAGCGCGGCGGCGACGCGGTCTACCGCGCGGCTCGTCGGCATCGAGCGGGCGACGCCGGCAAGGCCCCCGGCATAGCCCGGTGCGCGGTGGGCGTGGGCGGCGAGGATGGCGAGGCTGTCGCTCGGCGTGACGAAGAGGCCGGGCGCCACGATCATGTTGCGGTCGCCGTCACCATCGGAGGCCGCGCCGAAATCCGGCGCGTCGGGCCCGTGCATTAGGTCGAACAGTTCGTGAGCGTGAACCGGGTTCGGGTCGGGATGGTGCCCCCCGAAATCGGGCTTGGGTTCGCCGTTGACGACGGTGCCCGGCGCCGCGCCCAGCGCCCCTTCCAGGATTGCCTTGGCGTAGGGGCCGGTGACCGCCGAGAGCGCGTCGAAGCGCATCCGGAAGCCGGAGGCGAACATCTTGGCGAGCGCCTCGAAGTCGAACAGCGTGCGCATCAACTCGGCGTAATCGGCGACCGGATTGACCACCTCCACCGTCATCCCGTCGATCTCGCTCGTGCCGATCCGGCCGAGGTCGAGGTCGGGCGCATCGGAGATGCGGTAATCGCCGATCGCCTTGGTGCGCTCGAAGATTGCAGCGGTGACGTTTTCCGGCGCCGGGCCGCCGTTGCTGCCGTTGAACTTGATGCCGAAATCGCCATCCGGCCCACCGGGATTGTGGCTCGCCGACAGCACGATGCCGCCGACCGCGCCGTGCTTGCGGATGACGCAGGACGCGGCCGGCGTCGAGAGCAGGCCGTTCTGCCCGACCAGCACCCGCCCGAAGCCGTTGGCGGCGGCGATCTTCAGGGCGATCTGCACCACCTGCTCGTTGTAGAAGCGCCCGTCGCCGCCGATCACCAGGGTCGCGCCCTTCCGGTCGGGGATGCAGTCGATGATCGCCTGGACGAAGTTCTGGACGTAGTGCGGCTGCCGGAAGACGGGCACCTTCTTGCGTAGGCCCGAGGTGCCGGGCTTCTGGTCCGGATAGGGGCTGGTAGGAACCCGCTTCGACGCCATGGTTCGCTCGATTCTCGCGAAGGACAAACTCCGCACGTCGTAGCGCGGTTTGCCGGTTCGTATAGGGTTGCGATGCCGATTTCAGTATCGTCCGATGCGGCGATCAGCGGTCGGAGCCGAGACGGACGGTCACCACGGCCGGATTCTGCCGCAGGCGCTCCGCGATGGCCGCGACGCTCGTCTGCGAGAGCCGGACGAAGGCGATCGTCACCTCCTCCAGCCCCTCTTCCCCGCCGGGGCGCACCACGAACTGGCGCACGCGCGAGGCCCGCTCGCCGGTGGCGTCCTGCAGCGTGTCGATCGAGAGGCTGCCGGCCTTCACGGTGAGGTGGAGCGTGTGGGTGCGCAACCGGTCGCGCCAGCTCTCCTCGATCGGCTTCACGCCCGCGAGGATGCCGACAACGAGGATCGTCGCCGCGATGCCCGCCACGTAGAGGCCGCCGCCGACCGCGAGGCCGATGGCCGCCACCGCCCACAGGCTCGCGGCGGTGGTGAGCCCCTTCACCACCTCGCCGCGCAGGAGGATCGTGCCTGCGCCGAGAAAGCCGATGCCGGAGACGACCTGCGCGGCGATGCGCGAGGGGTCGAGGGTGACGTTCTTCTGTCCGAGCACGTCGGAGAAGCCGAAGGCCGAGACGATCATGAAGAGGCAGGCGCCGACGCAGACCAGCATGTGCGTGCGCAGGCCCGCGGCCCAGAGCAGCCGCTCCCGCTCGAAGCCGATCACGCTACCCATCGCCCCCGCGAGCACGAGGCGCGCCACCATTTCCGCGTTGCCGAGCATCGCTCCTCCCGATTCGCGTGGGCGGCCGAGAGTGCGTCCAGTTCTCCCGGCGTGCAACGACGGCTCTGCCTTGACGCCCCCGGCGGCACGGGTCCAATGCGGCGCGCATTCCAGAACCGTCAGCCGCTCGTGGGCCGTCGATGCCGCCGCTTCTTGCCCTCCCCTTCCCGGCCATCGATCCGGTCGCGGTCTCGATCGGACCGGTCGAGATCAAGTGGTACGCCCTGTCCTACATCGCCGGGCTCGTCGGCGGCTGGTTCTATGCGCGCCGGCTGGTCGCGGCGGATTCGCTCTGGGGCGTGGTCAGGCGTCCGACGCTCGCCGATATCGACGACCTGATCGT contains:
- a CDS encoding alpha-D-glucose phosphate-specific phosphoglucomutase → MASKRVPTSPYPDQKPGTSGLRKKVPVFRQPHYVQNFVQAIIDCIPDRKGATLVIGGDGRFYNEQVVQIALKIAAANGFGRVLVGQNGLLSTPAASCVIRKHGAVGGIVLSASHNPGGPDGDFGIKFNGSNGGPAPENVTAAIFERTKAIGDYRISDAPDLDLGRIGTSEIDGMTVEVVNPVADYAELMRTLFDFEALAKMFASGFRMRFDALSAVTGPYAKAILEGALGAAPGTVVNGEPKPDFGGHHPDPNPVHAHELFDLMHGPDAPDFGAASDGDGDRNMIVAPGLFVTPSDSLAILAAHAHRAPGYAGGLAGVARSMPTSRAVDRVAAALKIEAFETPTGWKFFGNLLDAGRITLCGEESAGTGSNHVREKDGLWAVLLWLNILAATGKPAQELVRAHWAAFGRDYYTRHDYEEIDSGAANRLMDGLRAKIGSLPGTRIGGFTVKAADDFRYVDPVDGSVTEAQGVRVTFAEDARIVYRLSGTGTAGATLRVYLERYEAAPDRLELPVADVLGPVVAVARELADIAAITGRAEPSVVT
- a CDS encoding MgtC/SapB family protein, with the translated sequence MLGNAEMVARLVLAGAMGSVIGFERERLLWAAGLRTHMLVCVGACLFMIVSAFGFSDVLGQKNVTLDPSRIAAQVVSGIGFLGAGTILLRGEVVKGLTTAASLWAVAAIGLAVGGGLYVAGIAATILVVGILAGVKPIEESWRDRLRTHTLHLTVKAGSLSIDTLQDATGERASRVRQFVVRPGGEEGLEEVTIAFVRLSQTSVAAIAERLRQNPAVVTVRLGSDR